The following are encoded in a window of Lagenorhynchus albirostris chromosome 3, mLagAlb1.1, whole genome shotgun sequence genomic DNA:
- the OSMR gene encoding oncostatin-M-specific receptor subunit beta isoform X3, whose product MALFAVFQTTFLLALLSLRTYESEVLSEPLPLTPESLKVSVNSTCQCLHLQWTVQSLAYHQELKMVFQMQISRFKTSNVIRVENYSTTVKRNQVLHWSWESELPLECAAHFIRMRSMVDDARIPKPGFWSNWSSWEEADAQNLLGHDPLFVFPKDKLVEEGSNVTICYVSRLHQDNISCYLEGVQIYGEQLDRSVSAFELKNVSFIREKGTNVFCKVDQGGVLGGIVLFVSKVLEEPKDFSCETQDLKTLTCTWDPGSDTGLSKQPSQSYTLFESFSGKKTLCKHRNWCDWQVAQGSQETYNFTLLAENYFRKRSVSILFNLTQRVHPMTPYNLLPKNVGATNATMTWKVHSIGNNSTLLCQLELLAEGKVIQQSNVSIKVNGEYLLSELEPDTEYVARVRCAYTNHFWKWSELISQKFNTAEAAPSEAPDVWRNLKMVSGHPTVSLFWKPLSKVHANGKILFYNVIVENLDKPSRFEVLSIPAPASSTELTLDQCSYQIHVTAHNSVGPSPASVIVVSGDPGNGAFRPGVRYNFRIYGISTKRMAHLLEKKAGYLEELAESLSIALIMVFQQCPGSRILEPKAPSDNPQVVMSKLTSHSFTLSWKDYSTESQPGFIQGYHVYLKPKAGEQCHPAFEKTVLPEDSVCCKYTIDNPGQKTFVVENLQPESVYEFFVTPYTTVGEGPLDAFTKVTTPDEYSHTLIHIILPMIFCVLIVMIICYLKSQWLKEKCYPDSPNPYKSSVLSLIKSKENPHLTIMYVNDCVPDAIEVINKPEGSKIQFLGTRKSLTETEFTKPAYLYLLPTEKNYSGPGPCMCFENFTYNQAASDFASCGHFPVTPQAPPHQLGPLTSPENLLKALEQNYMNSLGEIPAGEANLNYVSQLASPTSGDKDSLPTNPPEPALCSEYKMQMAIPLGLASAPPSENSSLSSTTLLGQGEHCP is encoded by the exons TCTTATCTGAACCTTTACCATTAACTCCTGAATCGCTGAAAGTTTCTGTCAATTCTACGTGTCAGTGTTTGCATTTACAATGGACTGTCCAGAGCCTCGCTTATCATCAGGAATTGAAAATGGTTTTTCAGATGCAGATCAGTAGATTTAAAACATCCAATGTCATCCGGGTG gAGAACTACAGCACCACTGTGAAGCGGAACCAAGTTCTGCATTGGAGCTGGGAATCCGAGCTCCCTCTGGAATGCGCGGCACACTTTATAAGAATGAGGAGTATGGTGGATGACGCCAGGATTCCCAAGCCAGGGTTCTGGAGCAACTGGAGTTCATGGGAGGAAGCAGATG CACAGAATTTGCTTGGACATGATCCATTGTTTGTCTTCCCTAAAGATAAGCTGGTGGAAGAAGGCTCCAACGTCACCATTTGTTACGTTTCTAGGCTCCATCAGGATAACATATCCTGTTATTTGGAAGGTGTACAGATATATGGAGAACAGCTTGATCGAAGCGTGTCTGCATTCGAGTTGAAGAACGTGTCTTTTATTAGGGAAAAAGGGACAAATGTCTTCTGTAAGGTGGACCAGGGAGGAGTTTTGGGAGGCATCGTTCTCTTTGTCTCAA AAGTGCTTGAAGAGCCCAAGGACTTTTCTTGTGAAACCCAGGACCTCAAGACTTTGACCTGTACTTGGGATCCCGGGAGCGACACTGGCTTGAGTAAACAGCCTTCCCAAAGCTATACTTTATTTGAATC attttccgGAAAAAAGACACTTTGTAAACACAGAAACTGGTGTGATTGGCAAGTCGCTCAAGGCTCACAAGAAACTTATAACTTCACACTCCTGGCTGAAAACTACTTCAGAAAAAGAAGTGTCAGTATTCTTTTTAACCTGACCCAACGAG ttcatCCAATGACTCCCTATAACTTATTACCTAAAAATGTTGGTGCCACAAATGCCACCATGACCTGGAAGGTACACTCCATTGGAAACAATTCCACACTTTTGTGTCAGCTTGAACTCCTTGCTGAAGGAAAAGTGATACAA caaaGCAATGTTTCCATCAAGGTGAATGGTGAGTACCTCTTAAGTGAACTGGAGCCTGACACAGAATACGTGGCCCGAGTACGCTGTGCTTATACCAACCACTTCTGGAAATGGAGTGAATTGATCAGTCAAAAATTCAACACAGCTGAAGCTG CTCCCTCAGAGGCTCCCGATGTCTGGAGAAACTTGAAGATGGTGTCGGGACATCCTACTGTGAGTTTATTCTGGAAG ccaCTCTCAAAAGTGCATGCCAACGGGAAGATCCTGTTCTATAATGTAATTGTAGAAAACCTAGACAAGCCATCCAGGTTCGAGGTCCTCTCCATCCCTGCTCCCGCCAGCAGCACAGAACTAACCCTCGATCAGTGTTCTTACCAAATCCATGTCACAGCTCACAACAGTGTGGGCCCTTCTCCTGCTTCCGTAATTGTCGTTTCTGGAGACCCTGGAAACG GTGCTTTTAGACCAGGGGTTCGATACAACTTCAGAATTTATGGAATTTCTACCAAAAGGATGGCTCATTTATTAGAGAAAAAAGCAGGATACTTGGAGGAACTGG CTGAATCTTTGTCCATCGCTCTGATAATGGTTTTTCAACAATGCCCCGGAAGTAGAATACTCGAGCCAAA AGCTCCTTCAGACAACCCTCAAGTGGTCATGAGTAAGTTGACCTCCCACTCCTTCACTCTGAGTTGGAAGGATTATTCCACTGAATCCCAACCTGGCTTTATACAAGGATACCATGTCTACCTGAAACCCAAGGCGGGGGAGCAGTGCCACCCGGCATTTGAAAAGACAGTTCTtccag AGGATTCAGTATGTTGCAAATACACAATTGACAACCCCGGACAAAAGACATTTGTTGTGGAAAATCTACAGCCGGAATCCGTCTATGAGTTTTTCGTCACTCCTTACACAACTGTTGGCGAGGGTCCCCTGGATGCCTTCACAAAGGTCACAACTCCGGATGAATACT cCCATACACTGATACACATCATCCTGCCCATGATTTTCTGCGTTTTGATCGTCATGATAATTTGCTACTTAAAAAGTCAGTG GCTGAAGGAGAAGTGTTATCCTGATAGTCCAAACCCTTACAAGAGCAGTGTCCTGTCATTAATAAAATCCAAG GAGAATCCTCATCTAACAATAATGTATGTCAACGACTGTGTTCCAGATGCTATTGAAGTTATAAACAAGCCCGAAGGGAGTAAGATACAGTTCTTAGGCACTAGGAAGTCACTCACAGAAACTGAATTTACTAAGCCTGCCTACCTTTACCTCCTTCCGACGGAGAAGAACTACTCTGGCCCTGGACCTTGCATGTGTTTTGAGAACTTCACCTATAATCAGGCAGCTTCTGACTTTGCTTCTTGTGGACATTTCCCAGTAACCCCTCAAGCCCCACCACATCAGCTGGGACCACTGACTTCACCTGAAAATTTACTAAAGGCACTGGAACAAAACTACATGAATTCCCTGGGAGAAATCCCAGCCGGAGAAGCTAATTTGAATTATGTGTCCCAGTTGGCTTCACCCACCTCTGGAGACAAGGACAGCCTGCCAACAAATCCACCAGAGCCAGCACTCTGTTCAGAGTATAAAATGCAAATGGCCATACCCCTGGGTCTTGCCTCCGCTCCCCCAAGTGAGAACAGCAGCCTCTCCTCCACTACCCTTTTAGGTCAAGGGGAACACTGCCCCTAA
- the OSMR gene encoding oncostatin-M-specific receptor subunit beta isoform X1, with product MALFAVFQTTFLLALLSLRTYESEVLSEPLPLTPESLKVSVNSTCQCLHLQWTVQSLAYHQELKMVFQMQISRFKTSNVIRVENYSTTVKRNQVLHWSWESELPLECAAHFIRMRSMVDDARIPKPGFWSNWSSWEEADAQNLLGHDPLFVFPKDKLVEEGSNVTICYVSRLHQDNISCYLEGVQIYGEQLDRSVSAFELKNVSFIREKGTNVFCKVDQGGVLGGIVLFVSKVLEEPKDFSCETQDLKTLTCTWDPGSDTGLSKQPSQSYTLFESFSGKKTLCKHRNWCDWQVAQGSQETYNFTLLAENYFRKRSVSILFNLTQRVHPMTPYNLLPKNVGATNATMTWKVHSIGNNSTLLCQLELLAEGKVIQQSNVSIKVNGEYLLSELEPDTEYVARVRCAYTNHFWKWSELISQKFNTAEAAPSEAPDVWRNLKMVSGHPTVSLFWKPLSKVHANGKILFYNVIVENLDKPSRFEVLSIPAPASSTELTLDQCSYQIHVTAHNSVGPSPASVIVVSGDPGNEEVEKGRVNGTEDGFSVSWKPQSGDATGYVVEWCDGPQDLPCVLQWKNLGPNTTSTVISSGAFRPGVRYNFRIYGISTKRMAHLLEKKAGYLEELAESLSIALIMVFQQCPGSRILEPKAPSDNPQVVMSKLTSHSFTLSWKDYSTESQPGFIQGYHVYLKPKAGEQCHPAFEKTVLPEDSVCCKYTIDNPGQKTFVVENLQPESVYEFFVTPYTTVGEGPLDAFTKVTTPDEYSHTLIHIILPMIFCVLIVMIICYLKSQWLKEKCYPDSPNPYKSSVLSLIKSKENPHLTIMYVNDCVPDAIEVINKPEGSKIQFLGTRKSLTETEFTKPAYLYLLPTEKNYSGPGPCMCFENFTYNQAASDFASCGHFPVTPQAPPHQLGPLTSPENLLKALEQNYMNSLGEIPAGEANLNYVSQLASPTSGDKDSLPTNPPEPALCSEYKMQMAIPLGLASAPPSENSSLSSTTLLGQGEHCP from the exons TCTTATCTGAACCTTTACCATTAACTCCTGAATCGCTGAAAGTTTCTGTCAATTCTACGTGTCAGTGTTTGCATTTACAATGGACTGTCCAGAGCCTCGCTTATCATCAGGAATTGAAAATGGTTTTTCAGATGCAGATCAGTAGATTTAAAACATCCAATGTCATCCGGGTG gAGAACTACAGCACCACTGTGAAGCGGAACCAAGTTCTGCATTGGAGCTGGGAATCCGAGCTCCCTCTGGAATGCGCGGCACACTTTATAAGAATGAGGAGTATGGTGGATGACGCCAGGATTCCCAAGCCAGGGTTCTGGAGCAACTGGAGTTCATGGGAGGAAGCAGATG CACAGAATTTGCTTGGACATGATCCATTGTTTGTCTTCCCTAAAGATAAGCTGGTGGAAGAAGGCTCCAACGTCACCATTTGTTACGTTTCTAGGCTCCATCAGGATAACATATCCTGTTATTTGGAAGGTGTACAGATATATGGAGAACAGCTTGATCGAAGCGTGTCTGCATTCGAGTTGAAGAACGTGTCTTTTATTAGGGAAAAAGGGACAAATGTCTTCTGTAAGGTGGACCAGGGAGGAGTTTTGGGAGGCATCGTTCTCTTTGTCTCAA AAGTGCTTGAAGAGCCCAAGGACTTTTCTTGTGAAACCCAGGACCTCAAGACTTTGACCTGTACTTGGGATCCCGGGAGCGACACTGGCTTGAGTAAACAGCCTTCCCAAAGCTATACTTTATTTGAATC attttccgGAAAAAAGACACTTTGTAAACACAGAAACTGGTGTGATTGGCAAGTCGCTCAAGGCTCACAAGAAACTTATAACTTCACACTCCTGGCTGAAAACTACTTCAGAAAAAGAAGTGTCAGTATTCTTTTTAACCTGACCCAACGAG ttcatCCAATGACTCCCTATAACTTATTACCTAAAAATGTTGGTGCCACAAATGCCACCATGACCTGGAAGGTACACTCCATTGGAAACAATTCCACACTTTTGTGTCAGCTTGAACTCCTTGCTGAAGGAAAAGTGATACAA caaaGCAATGTTTCCATCAAGGTGAATGGTGAGTACCTCTTAAGTGAACTGGAGCCTGACACAGAATACGTGGCCCGAGTACGCTGTGCTTATACCAACCACTTCTGGAAATGGAGTGAATTGATCAGTCAAAAATTCAACACAGCTGAAGCTG CTCCCTCAGAGGCTCCCGATGTCTGGAGAAACTTGAAGATGGTGTCGGGACATCCTACTGTGAGTTTATTCTGGAAG ccaCTCTCAAAAGTGCATGCCAACGGGAAGATCCTGTTCTATAATGTAATTGTAGAAAACCTAGACAAGCCATCCAGGTTCGAGGTCCTCTCCATCCCTGCTCCCGCCAGCAGCACAGAACTAACCCTCGATCAGTGTTCTTACCAAATCCATGTCACAGCTCACAACAGTGTGGGCCCTTCTCCTGCTTCCGTAATTGTCGTTTCTGGAGACCCTGGAAACG AAGAGGTTGAAAAAGGAAGAGTTAACGGCACAGAGGATGGATTTTCTGTGTCTTGGAAACCCCAATCCGGAGATGCCACAGGCTATGTTGTGGAGTGGTGTGATGGTCCCCAGGACCTGCCCTGTGTTCTCCAGTGGAAAAACCTAGGCCCCAATACCACAAGCACAGTCATTAGCTCGG GTGCTTTTAGACCAGGGGTTCGATACAACTTCAGAATTTATGGAATTTCTACCAAAAGGATGGCTCATTTATTAGAGAAAAAAGCAGGATACTTGGAGGAACTGG CTGAATCTTTGTCCATCGCTCTGATAATGGTTTTTCAACAATGCCCCGGAAGTAGAATACTCGAGCCAAA AGCTCCTTCAGACAACCCTCAAGTGGTCATGAGTAAGTTGACCTCCCACTCCTTCACTCTGAGTTGGAAGGATTATTCCACTGAATCCCAACCTGGCTTTATACAAGGATACCATGTCTACCTGAAACCCAAGGCGGGGGAGCAGTGCCACCCGGCATTTGAAAAGACAGTTCTtccag AGGATTCAGTATGTTGCAAATACACAATTGACAACCCCGGACAAAAGACATTTGTTGTGGAAAATCTACAGCCGGAATCCGTCTATGAGTTTTTCGTCACTCCTTACACAACTGTTGGCGAGGGTCCCCTGGATGCCTTCACAAAGGTCACAACTCCGGATGAATACT cCCATACACTGATACACATCATCCTGCCCATGATTTTCTGCGTTTTGATCGTCATGATAATTTGCTACTTAAAAAGTCAGTG GCTGAAGGAGAAGTGTTATCCTGATAGTCCAAACCCTTACAAGAGCAGTGTCCTGTCATTAATAAAATCCAAG GAGAATCCTCATCTAACAATAATGTATGTCAACGACTGTGTTCCAGATGCTATTGAAGTTATAAACAAGCCCGAAGGGAGTAAGATACAGTTCTTAGGCACTAGGAAGTCACTCACAGAAACTGAATTTACTAAGCCTGCCTACCTTTACCTCCTTCCGACGGAGAAGAACTACTCTGGCCCTGGACCTTGCATGTGTTTTGAGAACTTCACCTATAATCAGGCAGCTTCTGACTTTGCTTCTTGTGGACATTTCCCAGTAACCCCTCAAGCCCCACCACATCAGCTGGGACCACTGACTTCACCTGAAAATTTACTAAAGGCACTGGAACAAAACTACATGAATTCCCTGGGAGAAATCCCAGCCGGAGAAGCTAATTTGAATTATGTGTCCCAGTTGGCTTCACCCACCTCTGGAGACAAGGACAGCCTGCCAACAAATCCACCAGAGCCAGCACTCTGTTCAGAGTATAAAATGCAAATGGCCATACCCCTGGGTCTTGCCTCCGCTCCCCCAAGTGAGAACAGCAGCCTCTCCTCCACTACCCTTTTAGGTCAAGGGGAACACTGCCCCTAA
- the OSMR gene encoding oncostatin-M-specific receptor subunit beta isoform X4, with product MALFAVFQTTFLLALLSLRTYESEVLSEPLPLTPESLKVSVNSTCQCLHLQWTVQSLAYHQELKMVFQMQISRFKTSNVIRVENYSTTVKRNQVLHWSWESELPLECAAHFIRMRSMVDDARIPKPGFWSNWSSWEEADAQNLLGHDPLFVFPKDKLVEEGSNVTICYVSRLHQDNISCYLEGVQIYGEQLDRSVSAFELKNVSFIREKGTNVFCKVDQGGVLGGIVLFVSKVLEEPKDFSCETQDLKTLTCTWDPGSDTGLSKQPSQSYTLFESFSGKKTLCKHRNWCDWQVAQGSQETYNFTLLAENYFRKRSVSILFNLTQRVHPMTPYNLLPKNVGATNATMTWKVHSIGNNSTLLCQLELLAEGKVIQQSNVSIKVNGEYLLSELEPDTEYVARVRCAYTNHFWKWSELISQKFNTAEAAPSEAPDVWRNLKMVSGHPTVSLFWKPLSKVHANGKILFYNVIVENLDKPSRFEVLSIPAPASSTELTLDQCSYQIHVTAHNSVGPSPASVIVVSGDPGNGAFRPGVRYNFRIYGISTKRMAHLLEKKAGYLEELAPSDNPQVVMSKLTSHSFTLSWKDYSTESQPGFIQGYHVYLKPKAGEQCHPAFEKTVLPEDSVCCKYTIDNPGQKTFVVENLQPESVYEFFVTPYTTVGEGPLDAFTKVTTPDEYSHTLIHIILPMIFCVLIVMIICYLKSQWLKEKCYPDSPNPYKSSVLSLIKSKENPHLTIMYVNDCVPDAIEVINKPEGSKIQFLGTRKSLTETEFTKPAYLYLLPTEKNYSGPGPCMCFENFTYNQAASDFASCGHFPVTPQAPPHQLGPLTSPENLLKALEQNYMNSLGEIPAGEANLNYVSQLASPTSGDKDSLPTNPPEPALCSEYKMQMAIPLGLASAPPSENSSLSSTTLLGQGEHCP from the exons TCTTATCTGAACCTTTACCATTAACTCCTGAATCGCTGAAAGTTTCTGTCAATTCTACGTGTCAGTGTTTGCATTTACAATGGACTGTCCAGAGCCTCGCTTATCATCAGGAATTGAAAATGGTTTTTCAGATGCAGATCAGTAGATTTAAAACATCCAATGTCATCCGGGTG gAGAACTACAGCACCACTGTGAAGCGGAACCAAGTTCTGCATTGGAGCTGGGAATCCGAGCTCCCTCTGGAATGCGCGGCACACTTTATAAGAATGAGGAGTATGGTGGATGACGCCAGGATTCCCAAGCCAGGGTTCTGGAGCAACTGGAGTTCATGGGAGGAAGCAGATG CACAGAATTTGCTTGGACATGATCCATTGTTTGTCTTCCCTAAAGATAAGCTGGTGGAAGAAGGCTCCAACGTCACCATTTGTTACGTTTCTAGGCTCCATCAGGATAACATATCCTGTTATTTGGAAGGTGTACAGATATATGGAGAACAGCTTGATCGAAGCGTGTCTGCATTCGAGTTGAAGAACGTGTCTTTTATTAGGGAAAAAGGGACAAATGTCTTCTGTAAGGTGGACCAGGGAGGAGTTTTGGGAGGCATCGTTCTCTTTGTCTCAA AAGTGCTTGAAGAGCCCAAGGACTTTTCTTGTGAAACCCAGGACCTCAAGACTTTGACCTGTACTTGGGATCCCGGGAGCGACACTGGCTTGAGTAAACAGCCTTCCCAAAGCTATACTTTATTTGAATC attttccgGAAAAAAGACACTTTGTAAACACAGAAACTGGTGTGATTGGCAAGTCGCTCAAGGCTCACAAGAAACTTATAACTTCACACTCCTGGCTGAAAACTACTTCAGAAAAAGAAGTGTCAGTATTCTTTTTAACCTGACCCAACGAG ttcatCCAATGACTCCCTATAACTTATTACCTAAAAATGTTGGTGCCACAAATGCCACCATGACCTGGAAGGTACACTCCATTGGAAACAATTCCACACTTTTGTGTCAGCTTGAACTCCTTGCTGAAGGAAAAGTGATACAA caaaGCAATGTTTCCATCAAGGTGAATGGTGAGTACCTCTTAAGTGAACTGGAGCCTGACACAGAATACGTGGCCCGAGTACGCTGTGCTTATACCAACCACTTCTGGAAATGGAGTGAATTGATCAGTCAAAAATTCAACACAGCTGAAGCTG CTCCCTCAGAGGCTCCCGATGTCTGGAGAAACTTGAAGATGGTGTCGGGACATCCTACTGTGAGTTTATTCTGGAAG ccaCTCTCAAAAGTGCATGCCAACGGGAAGATCCTGTTCTATAATGTAATTGTAGAAAACCTAGACAAGCCATCCAGGTTCGAGGTCCTCTCCATCCCTGCTCCCGCCAGCAGCACAGAACTAACCCTCGATCAGTGTTCTTACCAAATCCATGTCACAGCTCACAACAGTGTGGGCCCTTCTCCTGCTTCCGTAATTGTCGTTTCTGGAGACCCTGGAAACG GTGCTTTTAGACCAGGGGTTCGATACAACTTCAGAATTTATGGAATTTCTACCAAAAGGATGGCTCATTTATTAGAGAAAAAAGCAGGATACTTGGAGGAACTGG CTCCTTCAGACAACCCTCAAGTGGTCATGAGTAAGTTGACCTCCCACTCCTTCACTCTGAGTTGGAAGGATTATTCCACTGAATCCCAACCTGGCTTTATACAAGGATACCATGTCTACCTGAAACCCAAGGCGGGGGAGCAGTGCCACCCGGCATTTGAAAAGACAGTTCTtccag AGGATTCAGTATGTTGCAAATACACAATTGACAACCCCGGACAAAAGACATTTGTTGTGGAAAATCTACAGCCGGAATCCGTCTATGAGTTTTTCGTCACTCCTTACACAACTGTTGGCGAGGGTCCCCTGGATGCCTTCACAAAGGTCACAACTCCGGATGAATACT cCCATACACTGATACACATCATCCTGCCCATGATTTTCTGCGTTTTGATCGTCATGATAATTTGCTACTTAAAAAGTCAGTG GCTGAAGGAGAAGTGTTATCCTGATAGTCCAAACCCTTACAAGAGCAGTGTCCTGTCATTAATAAAATCCAAG GAGAATCCTCATCTAACAATAATGTATGTCAACGACTGTGTTCCAGATGCTATTGAAGTTATAAACAAGCCCGAAGGGAGTAAGATACAGTTCTTAGGCACTAGGAAGTCACTCACAGAAACTGAATTTACTAAGCCTGCCTACCTTTACCTCCTTCCGACGGAGAAGAACTACTCTGGCCCTGGACCTTGCATGTGTTTTGAGAACTTCACCTATAATCAGGCAGCTTCTGACTTTGCTTCTTGTGGACATTTCCCAGTAACCCCTCAAGCCCCACCACATCAGCTGGGACCACTGACTTCACCTGAAAATTTACTAAAGGCACTGGAACAAAACTACATGAATTCCCTGGGAGAAATCCCAGCCGGAGAAGCTAATTTGAATTATGTGTCCCAGTTGGCTTCACCCACCTCTGGAGACAAGGACAGCCTGCCAACAAATCCACCAGAGCCAGCACTCTGTTCAGAGTATAAAATGCAAATGGCCATACCCCTGGGTCTTGCCTCCGCTCCCCCAAGTGAGAACAGCAGCCTCTCCTCCACTACCCTTTTAGGTCAAGGGGAACACTGCCCCTAA